One Salvelinus fontinalis isolate EN_2023a chromosome 27, ASM2944872v1, whole genome shotgun sequence genomic region harbors:
- the LOC129825364 gene encoding CLOCK-interacting pacemaker-like, with amino-acid sequence MSSTKRKAEGHTRNMGKLRTMKSGSSRTDSERDSGFSDASTIDPTDSEGSSHSVSKREVQRPGSVLGAQSSQLAVVGGSYSNMPPMIIQQPQVVFLQPVVSHCTTSNPKEASSKHRRPKKFLPILRSYPKIAPHPGDNSSSSGRGSSCSSFSGSERGGLSSSHRERHHNHRDKQQKQQSGSSSSGSSGSSTLSFPPPTSSLSPSPQRRLALSFTDSSACSSPARPSPTVSRSEYTPAPSLTATPSHTLNFEHPEKLKSQPLSLPKHATTTDNGDGDDHDIKRKRFCNTYNILSKSGLLDITLRTKDLLRQNRRTQGDLDRLKEHTNLFLQALQTGDTSIWSKLQTSLQEEEKEAEEKGKGSGQQSILKADTD; translated from the exons ATGAGTAGTACCAAAAGGAAAGCAGAGGGGCACACTAGGAACATGGGCAAACTACGAACCATGAAGTCTGGAAGCTCCAGAACAGACTCAGAGAGAGACTCTGGCTTCTCAG ATGCCAGCACCATAGACCCGACAGATTCTGAGGGCTCATCGCACTCGGTGTCCAAGAGAGAAGTTCAGCGCCCTGGATCAGTGTTGGGGGCACAGTCCTCACAGCTAGCTGTGGTGGGGGGGTCCTACTCCAACATGCCCCCCATGATCATCCAGCAGCCTCAGGTGGTCTTCCTACAACCTGTGGTCTCCCACTGCACCACCTCCAACCCCAAGGAGGCCTCCTCTAAACACCGGCGCCCAAAAAAGTTTCTTCCCATCCTCAGGTCCTACCCCAAGATTGCCCCTCACCCTGGGGACAACTCGAGTTCCTCTGGGAGAGGAAGCTCTTGTTCTTCCTTCTCGGGGTCAGAGAGAGGTGGTTTGTCCTCCAGCCACCGGGAGCGCCATCACAACCACAGAGACAAACAGCAgaagcagcagtctggtagttcTAGCTCTGGTTCTTCTGGTTCCAGCACCCTCAGTTTCCCTCCTCCAACtagctctctgtccccctctccccagcGCAGGCTCGCCCTCTCCTTCACAGACTCCAGTGCCTGTAGCAGCCCTGCTAGACCCTCCCCCACCGTCAGTAGATCAGAGTACACCCCCGCCCCGTCCTTGACCGCAACCCCTTCTCACACCCTCAACTTTGAGCACCCTGAGAAACTCAAGtcccagcctctctccctcccaaaacACGCCACCACAACCGACAACGGCGATGGAGATGACCACGACATCAAGCGTAAGCGCTTCTGCAACACGTACAACATCCTGTCCAAGTCTGGCCTGCTGGACATCACCCTAAGAACCAAGGACCTGCTCCGTCAGAACCGCAGGACCCAGGGAGACCTGGACCGGCTCAAGGAGCACACCAACCTCTTCCTGCAGGCCCTGCAGACTGGAGACACCAGCATCTGGAGCAAGCTGCAAACCAGCCTACAGGAAGAAGAGAAAGAGGCCGAAGAGAAAGGGAAGGGCAGTGGGCAGCAGAGCATCTTAAAGGCAGATACAGATTAG